The DNA region CGACTCGGACGGCCCGACGACGCTGCCGGCCGACAGCCGGGACATGGACGCGGAGTGGGGCCCGGCGTCGTGGGACGTGCGGCACCGCATCTTCGGCTTCGTGCGCATGGAACTGCCGCACGGGCTGCGCGCCAATGCCTGGGGCGACGTCGCATCGGGCGCGCCGTACACGATTCGCACCGGCTTCGACGACAACGGCGACACGGTGTTCACCGACCGGCCGGCTGGCGTCGGACGCAACACGGAGCGCGGGACCTGGCAGCACACGCTGAACCTGCGCATCGGCTGGAAGCCGGACTTCTGGCAGTCGGCGCCGCCGGCGCCGTCCGGGGCGGGCAGCGCGCCCGCGCCGTCGACCGCCCCGCGTGGGGTCGAGTTCTACGCGCAGGCCTGGAACGTGCTCAACGAGACCAACTTCACGCGCTTCTCGGGCGTGATGACGTCGCCGTACTTCATGCAGCCCACCGCCGCCGCCCCGGCCCGCCGCTTCGACTTCGGCACGCGGGTGTTCTTCTAAGCCGCGCGGATCGGGTTCGCGGATCGGGGATCGCGAATCGCGGATCGGGAATCGGGGATCGGGGATCGGGATCGCGGATCGCGGATCCGTAGCCGTCGACATCGCAAGAGCCTTCCGTAGCCGTCGACATTCATGTCGACGGTCAGCGATCATTCACGGCATCGCCGCCCCGCGGCGCTTCGCCTACCTCCCGCCGCTGACGTCGAGCAGCGCGCCGGTCACGTAGCTCGCTTCGTCGGACAGCAGCCACAGGATCGCGCTCGCGACCTCCTCGACGTGCCCGCCGCGCTGCATCGGGATGAAGTGCTTCAGGCGCTCGATGCGGTTCGGCTCGCCGCCGCTGGCGTGAATCTCGGTGTGGATCGGGCCCGGGCGCACGCCGTTGACGCGGATGCCCTCGGTAGCCACCTCGCGGGCCAGGCCGACAGTCATCGAGTCGAGCGCGCCTTTCGAGGCCGCGTAGTCGATGTACTCGCGGGCGCCGCCGATCAAGCTGGCCATCGATCCGACGTTGACGATGGCGCCGCCGGTGCCGCCGTGCAGGGTGGACATCCGCAACACGGCCTCTCGCGCGCACACGAAGGCGCCGATCACGTTGGTCGCGAGCACGCGCGTCCAGCGACGCACGTCCATCTGGTCGAGTCGCATCTGCGGCTCGAGGATGCCCGCGTTGTTGACGAGTGCGGTGAGCCGACCGAACCGACGATCGACCTCCGCGAACACGCGCAGGACGTCGTCTTCGCGCGCCACGTCGGCCTGCAGGGCGATCGCCGTGCCGCCGGCCGCCTCGATCTCGGTGACCAGCGCATCCGCGGTCGCCGAACGCTCGAGGTACGTGAATGCGACGCGGTAGCCACGCGCCGCGGCCAGCCTGGCCGTGGCCGCGCCGATGCCGCGACTGCCGCCGGTGATGAGCAGGACGGGAGAAGACATGACGGCAGCACTGTACCGAATGCGGGCGGCCGGTGCGCCGTGGCGGCGTAGGATGCCAGTGCCATGGCCGGATCCCGCCCGCCGAGTCCTCCCGCCCCGCCGCTCGGTGAGATCATGCGCGCCCTCGAGGCGCTGGCCACCCCGCGCGACCTCGCCAACCTGCCGCGGTTCGGCATCACGGCTTCGAATCCGCTCGGGGTGTCGATGGCCAACGTGCACAAGGTGGCGCGGCAGGTCGGGCGCGACCACGCGACGGCCGTCGCGCTCTGGGAGACCGGTGTCTACGAGGCGCGATTGCTGGCGGCCCAGGTGGACGACCCCGCGCGCGTCACGGTGTCGCAGATGAACCGGTGGTGCCGCGACTTCGACAACTGGGGCGTGTGCGACACGTTGTGCTTCACGCTCTTCGATCGCACACCGCACGCCTGGGGGCGGGTCGATCGGTGGGCCGGGGCTCGCCAGGAGTTCGTCCGCCGGGCCGCGTTCGCCTTGCTGGCCAGCCTGGCCCTGCACGACAAGGCGGCCCCGGACGCGCCGTTCCTCGACCGCCTGCCGCTCATCGTCGCGGCGGCCGACGACGATCGTCCCCTCGTGCGCAAGGGGGTGAGCTGGGCGCTGCGCGCGATTGGACGACGGAATGCGCGGCTCCACGCCGCGGCGCTCGCGGTGGCACGGCGACTGGCGGCCGATGCCGACGCCGGCAGCCGATGGGTCGGCAAGGATGCGGCCCGCGAGTTGACCGGCCCCATCGTCGCCCGCCTGTTGCAGCGGCGGGCGACGAAGAAGCGCTAGCCGGGCGTGTTGGCGGCCGGCACCACGTCGTAGGTCAGCAGCACCGTGCCGGTGCCCGAGTAGAGCTGAGAGGCGCGCAGCGCCAGTTTCATCCGATTGCCCCTGGGCATCAGCGGGATGCCCGAACCGAGAAGCACCGGGATCACGGCGATCTCGACGACATCGACGAGGTGCGCGTCGGCGAGTTGCCGGAAGAGCGCGCCGCCGCCGAACAGCCAGATGTCGCCGCCGGGCTCCCGCTTCAGTCGCGCGACGACCGCTGCGGGATCCTCGGCCGTCACGGTGACGTTCGGGTGTGCCGCCGGATCGAGCGTGCGCGAGAACACGATGGTCGGCTTGCCGTACACGCCGCCTTCCGAGACGCCGCCCTCGTGGCGGAGCATCACGTCGTAGGTGAGGCGACCCATGACCAGGGTGTCGAAGCGGGCGACCAGGGCGGTGAAGTCGATGTCGGGATCCATCGGGATCCAGTCGTAGCCGCCGTCCTCGGTGGCGATGAATCCGTCGAGGCTCGAGGCGACCTGGTAGACGACGCGTCGCAGGGGAGTCGTGGACATGCGAGGAGAGTCTACGGTGGCGCGAGTCGCCCGGTTCGCTCTGCCGTATCTCCGCCATGGCGCTCATTTCCGGCATTCCTGAGTACCATCCCCCATGCTCGTCCGTACCCTGATCGTCCTGTTCCTGCTGGTGCGCGTCGCATCGGCCCAGGCCCCGGTGTTCACCGAGGGCGATTTCGTCATCCGCGACTTCCGGTTCGACTCCGGCGAGGTGCTCCCGGAGCTCCGGCTGCACTACCGCACCGTGGGCACGCCGCAGCGCGATGCGGCCGGCAAGGTGCGCAACGCGGTCATCGTGATGCACGGCACCGGCGGCACCGGGGCGCAGTTCGTCGGGCCGACGTTCGCCGGTGAGCTGTTCGGGCCGGGCCAGCCGCTCGACGCGGCGAAGTTCTACGTGGTCATGCCCGACGCGATCGGGCACGGCAAGTCGAGCAAGCCGAGCGACGGCCGGCGCGCGAAGTTCCCACGCTATGGCTACGGCGACATGGTGCGGGCGCAGTACCGGCTGATGACCGAGGGGCTCGGCGCGGGCCGGCTGCGGCTCGTGATGGGCACGTCGATGGGCGGCATGCACACGTGGCTCTGGGGGCAGCGGTATCCGGACGCGATGGACGCGCTGATGCCGCTGGCGAGCCTGCCCGACCAGGTCTCGGCGCGCAACCGGGCGTGGCGGCGCGTCGCCATCGACGCCATCCGCACCGATCCGGAGTGGAAGGGCGGGGACTACGCGGCGCAGCCCCGCGGGCTCCGCACCGTCGCTCAGATGCTCTGGCTGATGAGCAGCAACCCGGTGATCCGGTTGAAGCAGGCGCCGACGCTGGCCGACGCCGACCGGGTGCTCGACGAGTACGTGGTCGCATACGTGAAGGCCAACGACGCCAACGACGTGCTGTACGCGATCGAGGCGTCGCGCGACTACGACCCGAAGCCGGGGCTCGACAGGATCGTGGCGCCGCTGGTGGCGATCAACTCGGCCGACGACATCATCAACCCGCCGGAGCTCGGCGTCCTCGAGCGCGAAATCGGTCGGGTCAAGGGCGGCAAGGCGGTCGTGCTGCCCCTGAGCGAGAAGACGGCGGGGCATGGCACCCACACGCTGGCGGCGGTGTGGAAGGAGCACCTGGTGGCGCTGCTGGCCGCGACGGCGCGGTGAGGGGGGGCGGGGGCAGGCCGGGGCGGGGGGTTGCCGGATCCGGCCGGTTCTGGCTACACTACGGGTTCCTCCTGGGCGTTCGCGCCCTGTGCTGGGAGGTCGTTCAACGGTAGGACACCGCGCTCTGGACGCGGTTATCGGGGTTCGAATCCCTGCCTCCCAGCCAAACTTCCTCGCTTCGCTCGTCGTTTGGCTGGTCGGCATGCCTTCAGGCGTGGCCGCACTCGCGTACCGCTCGTCCGGCCACGCTCGAATCCCTGCCCTGAGACTACGGCCAGCCGTGCCGCCGGCTCAGCCGTCGTGTTGACCTTGTGCGCCGCTGTCGCGACCTGACCCTGGCGCCTCCGTCGACGTGCCCTTGTACGTCGCCGTCGACACCTGACCTGGGCCGTAGCCGTCGACCTTCAGGTCGACGGTCGGTGATACCCCCCGGACGCTCTCTCCTCGCTCGTAGCAGCAGGACCTGTCCCGTGGAGGACATCGCTCCTAGCTGCGACGGTACAGTGGGTCCTGCATGGCCAGACTCACCCTCGTGACTCCGCCGTCCAGGCCCGGCGCCCGGCGCTCGCCTTCGTCGATGCATCAGTTCCTGGCCGTCGTGGCGGAGAGCGACCCGCTGATCTGGCGGCGCATCCAGGTAGCGCACGCCGCCTCGTGGTGGGACCTCCACGTGGCGTTGCAGGACGCGTTCGCGTGGGAGGACAGGCACCTGCACGAGTTCCATCTCGGGGGCGGCAGGCGTGGCGAGCGTCTGCGCGTCGGGTTGCCATTCGAGGACGATGCCATCATCCCTGGATGGGAACGGCTTCTCACGCCCGACATCGAGGCCGGCCTGCAGACATGCCTGTACCTGTACGACTTCGGCGACGACTGGCGCGTGTCGCTCACGTACGAACAACGCGTCGCTCCCGACGCGTCCTTTCGATGGTCGCGGTGTGTCGCCGGCGCGTGCGCGGCGCCCCTCGAGGACTCCGGCGGCATCCATGGGTACTACGACACGTTGGCCGCGGCGAAGGACCAGCGCCATCCGCTGCACCGAGACGTCAAGGACTGGGTGCCGAAGGGGTTCGACCCGACACACTTCGACCCGCGCGAGGTCGTCGTCAGCGATCCCAGGCGGCGCCTGAAGGCACTGCTGGCGGGCATGAAGCGCTGAGGGACCGCCCCCTCGAGTATCCCGGCGCCGACGTGCCGTCCCCGAACGTCCCGACCCTCCCGCCGGCCCCTACAAACGCCTGGTCACACCGACCGCGCGTTGGCGCCGGTCGGGGCCCCACGTCGGTCGGCGCCTTCATCATTCCTTAGCAACCGCGCCCTAGACTGGCGCGCATGCTGAACCGACTCGCGAAGCTCCTGGCGTTCCTCGTCATGGTCGGCGCCCTCGGCCACACCGCCCTGGCGCGCCAGGGCGGGCCCCGCCCCGAGGTCCGCGCGCACATCGACGCCTTCGTGTCAGCGTTGAACGGCACCGCCGATCAATGGGAACGCATGGCGACGGCACACTTCGCCCCCTCGCTGCTCGAGGCGCGTCCGGCGCAAGAGCGCCGGGCGATGCACGACCGACTGCGTGCGGACTTCGGCACGATCTCGGTGGGCGCGGTGACGCGCGACGGCCCGGACGCGCCATTGCGGCTTGCGGTCACAGGGAGCAAGGGGCAGAAGGGCGTGATCGAGCTGACGCTGGAGTCGGCCGCACCCTTCCGAATCGCCGGCATCGGCATCGACGTCGGCCGGGCCGCTGATCGCGGCGGAGACCTTCCTCCGGTCCCCATCAACGGCAAGATGACCAACGGGGAGCTCGCGCGCGCGCTCGATGCGTACCTGGCGAGGCTCACCGCCGCCGACGTGTTCTCGGGTGTCGCGCTCGTCGCCAGGAGCGGCGAGCCCGTGTTCCACCGCGCCTACGGCCTCGCCGACCGGTCCAACGCGATTCCGAACACGACGCGCACACGCTTCAACCTGGGGTCGATCAACAAGATCTTCACGCAGACGGCGATCGAGCAGCTGATCGCCCAGGGCAGGATCACACGTGGCACGACGCTCGGGTCGGTGCTCCAGGATCATCCGCAGGAGGTCACCCGGGCCGCGACCATCGATCAGCTGCTCGAGCACACAGCGGGAGTGCCCGACTTCTTCGGGGAAGAGTTCGGCAACACGCCCAAGGCGCGCTTCCGCAGCAATGCCGACTACTACCAGTTCGTCGCGTCCAGGCCGCCGCTCTTCGCGCCAGGCGCGCGCAACCAGTACTGCAACGGCTGCTACATCACGCTCGGACAGGTCATCGCGAAGGTGTCCGGCCGGAGCTACGAGGACTACGTCACGGAGCACATCTTCCGCGTCGCGGGCATGACGGGTGCCGGGATGCTGCAGTCGGACGCCATCGTTCCCGACGTCGCGCAGGGCTACACGCGCCGCGATGGGCCCTTGCGGAGCAACGTGTTCATGCGTGGCGCCTCGGGCAGCGCGGCCGGTGGCGGCTACGCAACTGCCGCGGACCTGCTCGCGTTCGACACGGCCATGAAGGCCGGTAAGCTCCTCGATCCGGCGCGGGTCGCCACCTTCTATGCCGGCCGGGGCATCGCCGGCGGCGCACCGGGCACCAATGCCGTGATGGAGTCGGGTCCCATCTGGACGGTCATCGTCCTCACCAACCTCGACCCCGATGCGGGAGAATCGATCGGGGTGGCCATTTCGGCCGCGCTGCGACACTGACGTGATTCTGCTGGTCGAGGACGATCGGATCGTCTCGGACACGCTCGCGCACTACCTGACGCAGGCCGGATTCGCGGTGGAGTGCACCGCCGACGGCCGTCACGGGCTGGCGCGCGCCCTGACGCCCGACGTGCGGCTCGTCATCCTCGACCTCATGTTGCCGGGCATGAACGGCCGCGAGATCTGCCGCGAGATTCGCGCGCTGTCACGCGTCCCGATCATGATGCTGACCGCCCGCACGTCCGAGGACGATCGGGTGACCGGCCTCGAACTGGGTGCCGACGACTACGTCGCCAAGCCGTTCAGCCCGCGCGAGGTCGTCGCGCGCGTGCAGGCGCTGCTCCGTCGCGCCGGCGAAGGGGCGACTGCCGCGGCCGAGCCGCTGCGCCTCGGCCCGATCGCCATCGACACCTGGGCTCGCCAGGTGCGCGTCAGCGGGCAGGCCGTGCCGCTCACGCCGACCGAGTTCCGCCTCGTGTCGGCCCTGGCCTCGTCTCCGGGCCGCGTCTTCACGCGCGACGAACTCGTCGGGCGCGTGCTCGGCGCAGACTTCGAGGGCACCGATCGCACCGTGGACGTGCACGTCACCAACGTGCGCCGCAAGCTGCCGGCCGGATGCGTCCTCATCGTCACGGTTCACGGCATCGGCTATCGCCTCGCGTCGACCGACGATGCCTGAGGGCCTGCGTGTGCTGCGGCCGGTCTCGAGCCTCCAGGCCCGCCTGATGCTGGCAACCTGCGTCCTTGCCGTCGCGGCGGTGATCGCCGTCGCGTTCGCCGCCCGCCTTGGCACGCGCCGCGAGTTCGTGAAGTTGCGCAAGGACCTCGCCTTGTCGGCGGCACGCGTCCCCTCCACCGATCCCGCGGCGCCCGCCGCCATCCTGGAGGGCACCTGTTGCGGTGCCGAGCGTCTCGCGACCGCGGCGACGCTGCTCCAGCCCCGCGAAGTGCTCGTCGTCTTCGACCCGGAAGGGCGACAGGTCGCGATCACCGCTGGCACGGTTGCCGCTGCCATGCGTGAGCTCCAGGTGACCGTCACCGGCGACGTGCTCACGCTGAGTGCGCTCAGCGAAAAGGGCGCCGCGCTCGAGCACCTCGTGCTTCAGTACCGCCGACCGCCGACATCGGTGACGCTCGCCGACGGTCGACGCGCGCGCCTGTACGTGCTTCCCGTGCCGACGCCAGAACCGTCGAGCGCGGAGGTCTTCCTCCAGTCCGTTGATCGCCGGCTGGTGCTGGCCACGGCGCTCATCGGGATCCTGGCGGTCGCCACGACCTGGCTGGTCACGCGGCGCGCCTTGCGGCCGGTGCGAGCGTTGCAGGAGGCGGCCCGCGCAATCGCCCGCGGGGACTTCACGGCGCGCGTCTCGACCGCCGGTCCCGACGAGTTGGCCGAACTCGCTCGCGGCTTCAACACCATGGCCGGCGAGCTGCAGCGGCAGAAGGCGCTGCGGGAACGCCTGGTACACGACGTGGTCCACGAGCTTCGGACGCCGTTGACCGGCCTGCGCTGCCGGATCGAGTCGATGGTCGATGGCATGGCGCCGGACCCGCGGCTGGCGCTGGAGGGCGCGAGCGAAGACGTGAGCCACCTGACTCGGCTGGTGGGCGACCTGCACGAGATCTCGTTGGCCGAAGCGAACGAGCTTCGGCTGGACGTCGGCCAGGTCGACGTTGGCCCCTTGCTCGCCTCCGCCGTGCGCGGCACGGCGCTCGACGGCGATCCGCGCCTGCAAACGGAAGGCGGCGACGGTCTCGTGGTGCGCGCTGACCCCGTACGCGCCCGGCAGGTGGTGATGAACCTCCTGACCAACGCCTCGCGTCACACGCCGGCCGGCGGCTCGATGGTCCTCAGCGCCACAGGGCAGGACCGAGAGGTCCACATCGAGGTGCGTAATACCGGCAGCACCCTCACCGACGATCAGCTCGCGCACGTGTTCGATCGCTTCTACCGCGTCGATCCATCGCGACAGCGCTCCACCGGCGGCACCGGGCTGGGCCTGGCCATCGTCAGGACGCTCGTCAACGCGCAGGGCGGGCGCGTGTGGGCCAGCGCCACGGCAGACAGCGTGACCGTCGGCTTCGCGTTACCGATGGGGTCGGATTCCGCTGCCAGCGGCGACCGACCGTCGCCATCCGCTGGCGACGACGTCGAGGATTGATGACTCGAGAGGTTCCGACGCGGCGTCCTTCGATGCGGCGGGCCCCGAACTCGTCGGCCTCCAGGTCCAGGCCCAGCTCTACCTTGAGCCTGCGCGACGCGCCGTAGAACGCGATTTCGAACTGAATCTTTCAGCTGCCCATTCGCCATGTCCGGCACCGCGATTCACTGTCGCTGAGTCGGCCCCGTTCCCTCCCCGACGGTCGCCCTCTTGGGGCCGTCTCAAGTCCAGTACACTGCGCGTCTGGTCGAACGGGGAGCGTATGGACATGTCCACGTCGCGAAGTCTGGTGCCATTCGTCGATGCCCGCTCGCGGCGGCGCGTCCATCCCCTGAATCACGCGGTGGTCCAGCACTCGAGCAGGGACCTTGGCTGGAGCGGCCTCCACGTCGAGCTCGCCTCTCACGACGGCTGGGAGGTTGATGACGTGCAGGTCGACGCTCCCTATCTCGCCCTGAACATGGACGCGCAGGCGCTGGTCATCGAACGAAAGGTAGGCTCCGTCTTTCGGAAAGAAGTTGTGCCCCCAGGCACCCTTGTCATTCATCCAGTGGGTGAGTCGTTCTCGTTCCGCGTGGCGCAAGGATCGCGCTGGGGCGGCGTGGTCCTTGCCCCGAGACTCGTCGAGCTGACGCTCGGAGGCCGGCTCGACATGCCCGCGGCATTCGGGGCCCGCGACCCGCAGGTCGTGTCCATCGTCAACGCGCTCGTGGACGAGACGGTGACCGGCGGCCCGACCGGGGCTTTGTATGCCGAGCATCTCGGCGCGGCGCTGGCGCTGCGCCTGGCGGCCTGCCACGCGACGGGGCGAATGGGTCCTCGTTCGTCGCGTGGCGGCATCACACCGCAGCGTCTGCGGCGAATCGAAGACTACGTTGATGCGCACCTGGAGCGTCGCCTCTCGCTCGAGGAGCTGGCGGCGTTGGCAGAGCTCAGCCTGAGTCACTTCGCCCGTCAGTTCAAGGTGACGACAGGCAAGGCACCTCACGAGTACGTGCTCCACCGCCGACTGGAGCGCGCACGACAGATGCTCCTTCAGACTGCGGCCCCCGTGTCGGAGATCTCGGTCGACTGCGGCTTCTCGGATCCCTCGCATCTCGTCCGCGCGTTCCGGCGCCGCTTCGGTGTCACGCCCGGGCAATGGCGTTCGCACGGCGGGCGGGTCAGGTCAGTCCCCGGGGATTGAAGGGCAAGCCCATTCCAGAGGCAGCAGGTCGCTTCCATGCCACTTGCCGTGTGGGCGCGTACTCTCGCCTGCGTGCATGGAGGCCAGAACGTGGAGCGCGTGACGTTTCAAAGCGGGTCCGAAACGTTGGTAGGACAGCTATACCTACCGTCGAAGGTGGATGGGCGTCTGGACAGCGTTGTCCTGATAGGCCCGATGACATTCCAGAAGGAGCAGGCGCCGACCGCGTATGCGTGGCGGCTCGCGGCGGCCGGATTCGCCGCGCTCGTCTTCGATCCGCGATTCCGCGGGGAGAGCGGCGGGCAACCCCGATGCTGGGAAGATCCCGTGGCCAAGGTGGAGGACGTGCGCAGCGCCGTGTCCTTCCTCGCGACACAGCCGTCGACGATGGCCGGACGCGTGGCTGGTCTCGGGATCTGCCAGGGCTCGTCCGCGATGCTGGTTGCGGCAGCCGAGGACGGCCGCATCGCCGCCCTCGCGACCGTGGCCGGTCACTACAGGGATCACGACGGCGATGTCGCGTGGCTCGGCGACGCAGGCCTCGAGCAGCGTAAAGCCCGCGGCCGGGAAGCCAAGGCACAGTTCCTGGCCGGTGGCGCAGTCCAGTACGTCGCGGCGGTCGATCCGACCGACCCGACGGTCGGCATGCCAGGGAAGTTCGTCTGGGATTGGTACCACCACTGGGCCGATCGCGGGCAGTGGGAGAACCGGTACGCGGTGATGAGCGACGATGACCTCCTCGCCTTCGAGTCGATCACCGCGGCTCGTTCACTGCAGACGCCATGGCTGATGATCCACAGCGACCAGAGCTTCCTGCCGCAGGCGGCACGCCGGCACTTCGACGCCGCACCGGCTGTGCACAAGCAGCTCTCCTGGGAGGGCCAGACCCCGCACCTGGCGTACTACGACCAGGATGACCTGATCGACGCGACCGTCGACAAGATTGTCGCGTACTTCAGGCGGCACTTGTAGAGGCGCAACGTCACGAGGTCTCTCCAGGGCGCCGTGCATACGCACACGGTCCAGCCCTCGAGCACGCGGACCAGCGGCCCACTCGCGAGGTCGGGGTAGGTCGGGACGTCGCCGACGGTGCCCAGGCGAGGCGTTGTCGCCGGCGTCAGTCGGCGCGCGACGTATCGAGCAGTCGCTCGAGGCCGTCGAGCAGCAGCTCCAGCCCGAACCCGATGTCCATCAGCCCATCGTACGAGCCGTCGGCCACCTGCTCGGACATCTCGCGCATGTACGGATACGGTTCCAGCATCGGCAGGAAGTGCGCCGCGGCGCCGGCGTACTCCTCGGGCTCGAACGGGAACTTCTGTTCGTGCAGCGTGAACCCGTAGACGTAGCAGTCGAGGGCGTTCCACGCGCGATCGGCCAACGCGATCGAGAAGCCCGCCTGGCGTAGACAACCGACGGTGGCATCGATGTAGTGCAGCATCGCCGGGCTGACGTTGATCCGTGACATGAGCAGGGCCGTGGCCCACGGGTGACGCCGCAGGACGGCATGGGCCGACATGGCCCGGCGTCGCATGGCGTCCTTCCAGTGCACGCCAGGCTCGGGTGCCTCGATCTCCATCACGACCCGTTCGACCATGCCGTCGAGGAGGTCGTCGCGATTGGCCACGTGGTGGTAGAGCGACATCGCCTCTACCTTCAGCGCCACGGCCAGCTTCCGCATCGACAGCCAGGGTGTCGAGCCGTGGCCGCGCCCGGCCTCGGAGGAGGTTGGTCGCGGCAGATGGCAGCCACCGACGCGACCTGGAACCACGGTTCCGTGCCGTGCGAATTCCTACTCAGTGCTTCCCCGGTGCCGCGATAGCCGCGACGCGCGCGACCACCCAGCCGATCGCCAGGCCCACCACACCAGCCGCCGTCGCGTCGATCAGCCAGGTGACGACGCCCGACGCGGCGCCGAGTGGCGCGCCGGCGTGCGACGCGAATTCGTGGATCGCGTGCGGAATCGTGCCGAGACCGTACTCCTCCAGCCCGTGCAGGAGGATGCCGCCGCCCACCCAGAGCATCGCCAGCATCCCCACGAAGGACAACGTCTTCAACAGCACCGGCATCGCCCGCACGATCCCCACGCCGAGCGAGCGGACGGCGGCGCTCTCGCCTTCCGCCGCGAGATGGATCCCGGCGTCGTCGGCCTTGACGATGAGCGCCACCGCGCCGTACACCGCCGCAGTCACCACCAGGCCCACCAGGCCCATCACCACGGCCTTGTTGAGGAGCGACGGGGTGGTGACCGACGCCAGGGTGAGCGCCATGATCTCGGCCGACAGGATGAAGTCGGTGCGGATCGCGCTGGCGACCGTGGCGCCCTCGTCGACCGGCCCCTTAGCCGTCGCCCCCGGCGCCGGAGCAGGCGCAGGGTGCAGCAGGTGGTGCACCTTCTCGTAGCCCTCGAAGCACAGGTACGCGCCGCCGACCATCAGCAGCGGCGTGATCGCCCAGGGCGCAAATGCGCTGAGCACCAGCGCGCCTGGCAGCAGATACAGCGTCTTGTTCTTGAGCGAACCCCACGCGATCTTCGCGATGATCGGCAGCTCACGCGCCGCGGCGGATCCGACCACATACCGGGGCGTGACGGCGGCGTCGTCGATGACGATGCCGGCGGTCTTCTTGCCGGCCTTCAGTGCCTGCAGCGCGACGTCGTCGAGCGAGCCGGCGGCCACTTTCGCGATTGCTGCGATGTCGTCGAGGAGGGCGAAGAAACCGGATGCCATGCAACTCCCGATGCGCGTGAAGTGATGTGGCGTGGCGACGGTCACGCCGTGGGCGATCGCTCGACCAGCACCCGCCCGTGCCTCGGGGACCGTCAGGCACGCGGGCCCGAGCGTCGGGCCGAGACTCTGGCCATGATAAGCGGCATGCGGTCGGCGACGTCCCTTCGGGCTACCATCCAGGGCTCCGCTGCCGTGATCGGCCCGTCACGACGGTCCTGACCGCGCAGGTCCCGGAGAGTCCTGACCTCACGACACGCCCTGGCCGAGCCGCCACCCGACAGACATGACCACCACTCGCACCGCTGCCATGCTGCTCGTCCTGCTGCTCACGGCCGCGCCCGTCGCGATCGCGCAGGCGCCGCCCGCCGTTCGGATTCGCATCGACCCGACGTCGACGCTCGAGTCACGGGTCGGCCCGACGGACCCATCGGTGCTGAAGATGTTCGCCGACGCAGGGATGCCGACGCCCATCGCGCATACGCTCACCGACGTCGAGCGCCAGGCATTGGCGCGGGCGTTCGCAGTGCTGCCGCCGGTGCACCAGCGCGTCCTGCGCGAACGCCTGC from Luteitalea sp. TBR-22 includes:
- a CDS encoding response regulator transcription factor: MILLVEDDRIVSDTLAHYLTQAGFAVECTADGRHGLARALTPDVRLVILDLMLPGMNGREICREIRALSRVPIMMLTARTSEDDRVTGLELGADDYVAKPFSPREVVARVQALLRRAGEGATAAAEPLRLGPIAIDTWARQVRVSGQAVPLTPTEFRLVSALASSPGRVFTRDELVGRVLGADFEGTDRTVDVHVTNVRRKLPAGCVLIVTVHGIGYRLASTDDA
- a CDS encoding DNA alkylation repair protein; translation: MAGSRPPSPPAPPLGEIMRALEALATPRDLANLPRFGITASNPLGVSMANVHKVARQVGRDHATAVALWETGVYEARLLAAQVDDPARVTVSQMNRWCRDFDNWGVCDTLCFTLFDRTPHAWGRVDRWAGARQEFVRRAAFALLASLALHDKAAPDAPFLDRLPLIVAAADDDRPLVRKGVSWALRAIGRRNARLHAAALAVARRLAADADAGSRWVGKDAARELTGPIVARLLQRRATKKR
- a CDS encoding dihydrofolate reductase family protein, giving the protein MSTTPLRRVVYQVASSLDGFIATEDGGYDWIPMDPDIDFTALVARFDTLVMGRLTYDVMLRHEGGVSEGGVYGKPTIVFSRTLDPAAHPNVTVTAEDPAAVVARLKREPGGDIWLFGGGALFRQLADAHLVDVVEIAVIPVLLGSGIPLMPRGNRMKLALRASQLYSGTGTVLLTYDVVPAANTPG
- a CDS encoding plasmid pRiA4b ORF-3 family protein, with the protein product MHQFLAVVAESDPLIWRRIQVAHAASWWDLHVALQDAFAWEDRHLHEFHLGGGRRGERLRVGLPFEDDAIIPGWERLLTPDIEAGLQTCLYLYDFGDDWRVSLTYEQRVAPDASFRWSRCVAGACAAPLEDSGGIHGYYDTLAAAKDQRHPLHRDVKDWVPKGFDPTHFDPREVVVSDPRRRLKALLAGMKR
- a CDS encoding serine hydrolase, which gives rise to MLNRLAKLLAFLVMVGALGHTALARQGGPRPEVRAHIDAFVSALNGTADQWERMATAHFAPSLLEARPAQERRAMHDRLRADFGTISVGAVTRDGPDAPLRLAVTGSKGQKGVIELTLESAAPFRIAGIGIDVGRAADRGGDLPPVPINGKMTNGELARALDAYLARLTAADVFSGVALVARSGEPVFHRAYGLADRSNAIPNTTRTRFNLGSINKIFTQTAIEQLIAQGRITRGTTLGSVLQDHPQEVTRAATIDQLLEHTAGVPDFFGEEFGNTPKARFRSNADYYQFVASRPPLFAPGARNQYCNGCYITLGQVIAKVSGRSYEDYVTEHIFRVAGMTGAGMLQSDAIVPDVAQGYTRRDGPLRSNVFMRGASGSAAGGGYATAADLLAFDTAMKAGKLLDPARVATFYAGRGIAGGAPGTNAVMESGPIWTVIVLTNLDPDAGESIGVAISAALRH
- a CDS encoding SDR family oxidoreductase, which encodes MSSPVLLITGGSRGIGAATARLAAARGYRVAFTYLERSATADALVTEIEAAGGTAIALQADVAREDDVLRVFAEVDRRFGRLTALVNNAGILEPQMRLDQMDVRRWTRVLATNVIGAFVCAREAVLRMSTLHGGTGGAIVNVGSMASLIGGAREYIDYAASKGALDSMTVGLAREVATEGIRVNGVRPGPIHTEIHASGGEPNRIERLKHFIPMQRGGHVEEVASAILWLLSDEASYVTGALLDVSGGR
- a CDS encoding alpha/beta fold hydrolase, producing MLVRTLIVLFLLVRVASAQAPVFTEGDFVIRDFRFDSGEVLPELRLHYRTVGTPQRDAAGKVRNAVIVMHGTGGTGAQFVGPTFAGELFGPGQPLDAAKFYVVMPDAIGHGKSSKPSDGRRAKFPRYGYGDMVRAQYRLMTEGLGAGRLRLVMGTSMGGMHTWLWGQRYPDAMDALMPLASLPDQVSARNRAWRRVAIDAIRTDPEWKGGDYAAQPRGLRTVAQMLWLMSSNPVIRLKQAPTLADADRVLDEYVVAYVKANDANDVLYAIEASRDYDPKPGLDRIVAPLVAINSADDIINPPELGVLEREIGRVKGGKAVVLPLSEKTAGHGTHTLAAVWKEHLVALLAATAR
- a CDS encoding cell wall metabolism sensor histidine kinase WalK, producing the protein MPEGLRVLRPVSSLQARLMLATCVLAVAAVIAVAFAARLGTRREFVKLRKDLALSAARVPSTDPAAPAAILEGTCCGAERLATAATLLQPREVLVVFDPEGRQVAITAGTVAAAMRELQVTVTGDVLTLSALSEKGAALEHLVLQYRRPPTSVTLADGRRARLYVLPVPTPEPSSAEVFLQSVDRRLVLATALIGILAVATTWLVTRRALRPVRALQEAARAIARGDFTARVSTAGPDELAELARGFNTMAGELQRQKALRERLVHDVVHELRTPLTGLRCRIESMVDGMAPDPRLALEGASEDVSHLTRLVGDLHEISLAEANELRLDVGQVDVGPLLASAVRGTALDGDPRLQTEGGDGLVVRADPVRARQVVMNLLTNASRHTPAGGSMVLSATGQDREVHIEVRNTGSTLTDDQLAHVFDRFYRVDPSRQRSTGGTGLGLAIVRTLVNAQGGRVWASATADSVTVGFALPMGSDSAASGDRPSPSAGDDVED